The DNA segment CTCCAATCTGCACTCGTTCTACCCTCTAAAACTTCGCATCTTGAACGCTCTACTCGTACTCGGAATCGTTGCCTTGATTGGCCTGGCAGCATTCGCCGCGATTTGGCTGCTGGCCCGACGGACCGAGTACACGATGGTTCAGTATCTTTTGGATCGACTGGCCTTTATCTTATTGCGATTTCTGTGGAAGACTAAGACCCCTTGCGGACTTCCGCTATCGCGAGCCGACGGCGCCGTGATCGTCGCCAACCATCGTAGCAGCGTCGACCCGTTTTTTATCCACCGAGCCGCCAAACGCCGCGTACGTTGGATGGTAGCCCGCGAGTATTGCGAAAACAAATGGTTCGGCTGGTTCTTGCATGAGACCGGAGCGATCCCAACACGTCGTGGCGGCATCGATAACGCATCAGTCCGCGAAGCAGTTCGCCTGCTGCAATCTGGTTGTTGGGTTGGTGTTTTACCCGAAGGTCGAATCAATCAGACCGACGAAGTTTTATTGCCGGTTCGACCAGGCGCGGCGCTCCTGGCTCGCAAGGCAGGCGTACCGATTTTGCCGGTCTATATCGAAGGAGCTCCCTTCGATCGCACGGTGACCAGTCCATTCTTTATGCGAGCCACCGTCGACATCTACCTGGGCGAATTGATCTATCCCGAAGC comes from the Bremerella sp. JC817 genome and includes:
- a CDS encoding lysophospholipid acyltransferase family protein; protein product: MNALLVLGIVALIGLAAFAAIWLLARRTEYTMVQYLLDRLAFILLRFLWKTKTPCGLPLSRADGAVIVANHRSSVDPFFIHRAAKRRVRWMVAREYCENKWFGWFLHETGAIPTRRGGIDNASVREAVRLLQSGCWVGVLPEGRINQTDEVLLPVRPGAALLARKAGVPILPVYIEGAPFDRTVTSPFFMRATVDIYLGELIYPEAFDSDQAMIVAAAKEIARLAGHPEFEPKLAGKQWKTGGPEVDTPANSETNPADSAD